A stretch of the bacterium genome encodes the following:
- a CDS encoding RNA-guided endonuclease TnpB family protein, producing the protein MRKTFLYRTKINENTETNCNQWLKICRTLYNLALEQRIDIYRQHKKSVSAYEQMSQLPELKEAFPEFKIVGSQVLQEVVQRVDKAFQGFFQRLKERKGKAGFPRFKGRNRYDSFTLKQTGWRLKGRYLYIKNVGRFKLFLSREVEGNIKTVTICRTSTGKWFVAFSCDNVPAKEYPETSAEVGIDMGINSFCVDSSGNKIENPKYLHKSEKLLGRRQRSLSRKTKGSNRRNKARILVAKAHEKIVNQRKDFLHKLANYYIEAFKTIYIEDLNIRGMVKNRYLAKSISDAGWGMFANFLMYKAAEANRQVISIPAHNTTQICSGCGKKVPKTLSVRIHKCPHCNLVLDRDLNASIVIKQRGQRYQTLTPALAGVV; encoded by the coding sequence ATGAGAAAGACTTTTTTGTATAGAACCAAAATAAACGAGAATACAGAGACCAACTGCAATCAATGGCTTAAGATATGTAGAACTCTTTATAACCTTGCACTTGAACAGAGGATTGATATATACAGACAGCATAAGAAATCTGTTTCTGCCTATGAACAGATGAGTCAATTGCCTGAATTGAAAGAAGCCTTCCCAGAATTTAAGATTGTAGGCTCTCAAGTTCTTCAAGAAGTTGTGCAACGAGTAGATAAAGCTTTCCAGGGATTCTTTCAGAGACTCAAAGAGAGAAAAGGTAAAGCTGGATTTCCTCGTTTTAAGGGTAGAAACAGATATGATTCTTTCACCCTTAAACAAACTGGGTGGAGACTTAAAGGCAGATACCTCTACATTAAGAACGTTGGTAGATTCAAGCTTTTCCTCTCCAGAGAAGTTGAAGGGAACATTAAAACTGTAACCATTTGTAGAACATCCACTGGTAAATGGTTTGTAGCCTTTTCCTGTGATAATGTTCCTGCTAAAGAATACCCTGAAACTTCTGCTGAAGTTGGTATTGATATGGGTATTAACTCCTTTTGTGTCGACTCTTCTGGTAACAAAATAGAAAATCCTAAATACCTTCATAAATCTGAGAAACTTCTGGGAAGAAGACAAAGAAGTCTTTCTCGCAAAACAAAAGGTTCTAATCGCAGAAATAAAGCCCGTATCCTTGTAGCCAAAGCCCATGAAAAAATAGTTAATCAGAGAAAAGACTTTTTGCACAAACTGGCTAACTACTATATAGAAGCTTTTAAGACAATATACATAGAAGACCTGAATATAAGAGGCATGGTAAAAAACAGATATCTTGCCAAAAGCATCTCTGATGCTGGATGGGGAATGTTTGCTAATTTCTTGATGTATAAAGCGGCAGAAGCTAATCGTCAAGTAATTAGCATACCAGCCCATAACACAACTCAGATCTGCTCTGGCTGTGGTAAGAAAGTCCCTAAAACTCTGTCTGTTCGTATCCATAAATGCCCTCATTGCAATTTAGTTTTAGATAGAGACCTAAATGCCTCTATCGTAATAAAACAGCGTGGGCAACGCTATCAGACGCTAACACCTGCATTGGCTGGTGTTGTCTGA
- the htpX gene encoding zinc metalloprotease HtpX, with amino-acid sequence MLNQMKTFILMLALTLVLIWVGNLIGGRQGMIFAFIIAAGINFISYWYSDKIVLAMYKAQPLREEDMPQLYGNVRALTQKSGLPMPKLYLIPHSAPNAFATGRNPQHAAVAVTEGILRVLDEEELAGVIGHELAHVRNRDILIQTVAATIAGAVMILASFARWAAIFRGYGSRGGRRGGALGLLVAAIVAPFAAMIIQMAISRSREYLADRGSALVTGNPLGLARALRKLEASASQRRLPAHQATAHMFTVNPLRGRGLAVLFSTHPPTQKRIERLEKMA; translated from the coding sequence ATGTTGAATCAGATGAAGACCTTTATTCTAATGTTAGCCCTGACTTTAGTTTTGATCTGGGTGGGAAACCTTATCGGTGGAAGGCAGGGTATGATTTTTGCTTTCATAATTGCAGCAGGGATCAACTTCATAAGCTACTGGTATTCTGATAAGATAGTTTTGGCAATGTATAAAGCCCAGCCTTTAAGGGAGGAGGATATGCCTCAACTTTATGGCAATGTAAGGGCTCTTACCCAGAAATCTGGATTGCCCATGCCCAAACTCTACCTTATTCCCCATTCCGCTCCCAATGCCTTTGCCACCGGGAGAAATCCCCAGCACGCTGCAGTGGCAGTAACTGAAGGTATATTGCGGGTTCTGGATGAGGAAGAACTGGCAGGAGTAATCGGACATGAGCTGGCTCATGTAAGAAATAGGGACATCCTGATTCAAACTGTGGCAGCCACTATTGCTGGAGCAGTAATGATTCTGGCATCCTTTGCCCGCTGGGCAGCGATCTTTAGAGGGTACGGTTCCAGGGGAGGTAGAAGAGGAGGTGCGCTGGGGCTTCTGGTTGCTGCAATTGTAGCACCGTTTGCTGCGATGATAATTCAGATGGCGATTTCTCGCTCGCGGGAATACCTGGCTGACAGGGGAAGTGCTCTGGTAACAGGTAATCCTCTTGGTCTGGCTAGAGCACTCAGGAAGCTGGAAGCCAGTGCAAGCCAGAGGAGATTACCCGCCCACCAGGCTACCGCGCACATGTTTACTGTCAATCCTTTGAGAGGCAGAGGGCTTGCAGTTCTCTTCTCCACGCACCCTCCTACCCAGAAAAGAATTGAGAGATTAGAAAAAATGGCTTAA
- a CDS encoding MBL fold metallo-hydrolase, with the protein MKKKKGKPNRIIFLGTGGARVVVFKQIRASGGIWFSIDGTEFLLDPGPGALIRSLEKGLKPKSLEGIILSHRHLDHSADINVMVEAMTEGGFAKKGVVFAPGDAFQEDPVILRYVRNYLEKVEILKVGKKYRVGNISFEPPVKHIHGNAETYGFNFHTSKCEISYLSDTRFFPQLTAHYRSDLLIVNVVRLQPSDLDHLCIEDVKRIVMECKPKVSILTHFGMTLLRANPWKQAKSIEDSTGVKVVVAKDGMVFDTDKMEVSS; encoded by the coding sequence TTGAAGAAAAAAAAAGGCAAGCCTAATCGGATAATATTCTTGGGAACAGGCGGGGCAAGGGTTGTAGTGTTTAAACAGATTAGAGCTTCTGGCGGGATATGGTTCTCTATTGATGGAACGGAGTTTCTCTTAGACCCTGGCCCGGGTGCTCTCATCAGGTCTTTAGAGAAAGGTCTTAAGCCAAAGAGTCTGGAAGGGATTATCCTTTCTCACAGACATCTCGACCATTCAGCAGACATAAATGTTATGGTAGAGGCAATGACAGAAGGAGGTTTTGCCAAAAAGGGAGTTGTATTTGCTCCGGGAGACGCTTTCCAAGAGGACCCTGTTATACTCAGATATGTTAGAAATTATCTGGAGAAAGTAGAGATACTTAAAGTTGGGAAAAAATACAGGGTAGGTAATATATCCTTTGAACCTCCGGTAAAGCATATTCATGGCAATGCAGAAACTTACGGGTTCAATTTTCATACTTCTAAATGTGAAATCTCCTATCTCTCCGATACTCGCTTCTTTCCCCAGCTAACCGCTCACTATAGGAGCGACCTTCTAATTGTCAATGTAGTAAGGCTTCAACCTAGCGATCTGGACCATCTCTGTATAGAAGATGTTAAAAGGATTGTTATGGAATGTAAACCCAAGGTGTCTATCCTCACCCATTTTGGAATGACTCTCCTGAGAGCCAATCCCTGGAAGCAGGCTAAGAGCATCGAGGATTCTACAGGAGTTAAGGTAGTAGTAGCAAAGGACGGGATGGTCTTCGATACAGATAAGATGGAAGTTTCCTCCTGA
- a CDS encoding acylphosphatase: MSKVRAHVWIEGFVQGVFFRSYTRDRAMGWGVKGWVRNCPDGRVEAVFEGDKQAVERIIQWCHRGPDEAEVKDVQVEWEEYSGEFDTFSVRYF, encoded by the coding sequence TTGTCCAAAGTTAGAGCTCATGTGTGGATAGAGGGGTTTGTTCAGGGAGTCTTCTTCCGTAGTTATACTCGTGACAGAGCTATGGGTTGGGGAGTGAAGGGTTGGGTGAGGAATTGCCCGGATGGTCGGGTGGAAGCTGTTTTTGAAGGGGATAAACAGGCTGTGGAAAGAATTATCCAGTGGTGCCATCGCGGTCCTGATGAGGCAGAAGTTAAAGACGTTCAGGTTGAATGGGAAGAATATAGCGGAGAATTTGACACTTTCTCGGTCAGATATTTTTAG
- a CDS encoding DUF488 domain-containing protein, protein MVKKIKKKNIYTIGSAARSQDDFLKTLKDWGVKTLVDVRRFPTSKYERFKRENLDMILFSSEIEYVYMGKDLGGFRKSGYEAYVKTKEYKQALKSLQKLANKNPAVIMCCERLPAGCHRKYISQSLKKLGWKVVDII, encoded by the coding sequence ATGGTGAAAAAGATAAAGAAAAAAAATATCTATACTATAGGCTCAGCCGCCAGATCTCAGGATGATTTCCTTAAGACTTTAAAGGACTGGGGAGTAAAGACTTTAGTTGATGTGAGGAGGTTCCCCACCAGTAAATATGAACGTTTCAAAAGGGAAAACCTGGATATGATTCTTTTCTCCTCGGAAATTGAATATGTCTATATGGGAAAGGACCTGGGTGGGTTTCGTAAGAGTGGCTATGAAGCTTATGTTAAGACGAAAGAGTATAAACAGGCTCTTAAGTCCCTCCAGAAACTAGCAAATAAAAATCCTGCTGTAATAATGTGCTGTGAGAGGTTGCCCGCTGGATGCCACAGGAAATATATTAGCCAGAGCCTGAAGAAGCTCGGCTGGAAAGTAGTTGATATAATCTAA